A genomic window from Variovorax paradoxus includes:
- a CDS encoding VOC family protein, whose protein sequence is MATKQIFVNLPVKNLEKTKTFFAALGYTFNAQFTDANAACMVVQKDSIHVMLLVEEFFKTFTTKSLTDTSKSTEVLLCLSCESRAEVDELVAKAKAAGGTTPSEPKDYGFMYGHGFQDIDGHLWELVYMDPNAEMPKQ, encoded by the coding sequence ATGGCCACCAAGCAGATCTTCGTGAACCTCCCCGTCAAGAACCTCGAGAAGACCAAGACCTTCTTCGCCGCGCTGGGCTACACCTTCAACGCGCAGTTCACCGACGCCAACGCCGCGTGCATGGTCGTCCAGAAGGACAGCATCCACGTCATGCTGCTGGTCGAGGAGTTCTTCAAGACCTTCACCACAAAGAGCCTCACCGACACGTCGAAGAGCACCGAAGTGCTGCTGTGCCTTTCATGCGAGAGCCGCGCCGAAGTCGACGAGCTCGTGGCCAAGGCCAAGGCCGCCGGCGGCACCACCCCGAGCGAGCCGAAGGACTACGGCTTCATGTACGGCCACGGCTTCCAGGACATCGACGGCCACCTGTGGGAGCTGGTGTACATGGACCCGAACGCCGAAATGCCGAAGCAGTAA
- a CDS encoding LysR family transcriptional regulator yields MSQLTARFTLRQIKYFVAVVEEDSIVEAARKLHISQPSISVAIKTLEEILDQQLLIRHHAQGVSLTSNGRRVYEQAKHLLQLSHDLEQNSNAEWNLISGTIALGCFESMAPLYMPKLIAGFKGVYPQINIQLHDGEQHELMQGLHRGRFDLAFLYDLELGNSIYKEELNAPHKPYALLPVDHRLARKKSVTLEDLSIEPMILLDVVPSRNYFIDIFKNRGFHPTVAYSSPSIEMVRCMVGRGLGFSLLVTRPCTESTYDGKQLVQLDIEDEMPASTLIMAYLKNNQPSPATRLFMDYCRSVDLTPPSQISRQVSSDIESCQ; encoded by the coding sequence ATGAGTCAATTAACGGCGCGTTTCACCTTAAGGCAAATTAAGTACTTTGTTGCCGTGGTGGAAGAGGACAGCATCGTCGAAGCTGCGCGGAAGCTTCACATCTCTCAGCCATCCATCTCCGTTGCCATAAAAACACTGGAAGAAATACTGGATCAACAGCTGTTGATCCGGCATCACGCACAGGGTGTCTCGCTTACATCCAACGGGCGCAGAGTTTATGAACAGGCCAAGCATCTATTGCAGCTTTCTCACGATCTGGAGCAAAACTCAAACGCCGAATGGAACCTGATATCCGGAACCATTGCCTTGGGCTGCTTTGAATCCATGGCTCCGCTGTACATGCCAAAGTTGATTGCCGGATTCAAGGGTGTCTATCCGCAGATCAATATCCAGCTGCACGATGGCGAACAGCACGAACTGATGCAGGGATTGCATCGAGGGCGATTTGATCTGGCATTCTTATACGATCTGGAGCTGGGCAATTCGATATACAAGGAGGAATTGAATGCACCGCATAAACCTTATGCGCTGCTCCCGGTTGACCATCGATTGGCAAGAAAAAAATCAGTGACATTGGAAGATTTGAGCATCGAGCCAATGATCCTGCTGGACGTCGTGCCAAGTCGAAACTACTTCATCGACATTTTCAAAAACCGGGGATTCCATCCAACCGTTGCGTATAGCTCGCCGTCGATCGAGATGGTCCGCTGCATGGTAGGTCGAGGTCTGGGATTTTCGTTGCTGGTCACTCGCCCGTGCACCGAAAGCACATACGACGGAAAGCAACTGGTTCAGTTGGATATAGAAGATGAAATGCCTGCTTCCACGTTGATCATGGCATATCTGAAAAATAACCAGCCCTCGCCGGCAACAAGGCTGTTCATGGACTATTGCCGCAGCGTGGATTTGACCCCGCCATCACAAATCTCGCGGCAAGTCAGTTCGGATATCGAATCATGCCAATGA